Proteins from one Malania oleifera isolate guangnan ecotype guangnan chromosome 4, ASM2987363v1, whole genome shotgun sequence genomic window:
- the LOC131153463 gene encoding nudix hydrolase 18, mitochondrial has product MCKDMVGLVSRTGRQLQRYNMGRRQVVGCIPYRYTNGSEGTPFHELLEVLVISSQKGHGILFPKGGWETDETVEEAAARESLEEAGVLGILEVELGKWSFKSRRHGTIYEGYMFPLLVKEVLDSWPEENLRQRKWMPVHKAREACEHWWMKEALDRFVNRLESPSQDVQTKNHVSPCSLS; this is encoded by the exons ATGTGTAAGGACATGGTTGGTTTGGTTTCTCGAACGGGAAGGCAACTGCAGCGGTACAACATGGGTCGCCGCCAAGTCGTCGG ATGCATTCCGTATAGATATACGAATGGCAGTGAAGGCACACCCTTCCATGAATTACTGGAAGTTCTTGTGATCAGTTCGCAGAAAGGCCATGGAATATTGTTCCCAAAG GGAGGTTGGGAGACGGATGAAACTGTTGAAGAGGCAGCGGCGAGAGAGTCGCTTGAAGAAGCTGGCGTTCTGGGCATCCTCGAG GTTGAACTAGGCAAATGGAGTTTCAAGAGCAGACGACATGGCACAATTTACGAAGGATACATGTTCCCTTTGCTGGTCAAAGAGGTGTTAGATTCCTGGCCGGAGGAGAATCTCAGACAAAGAAAATGG ATGCCAGTGCATAAAGCTCGAGAAGCATGTGAGCATTGGTGGATGAAGGAAGCTCTAGATAGATTCGTGAATAGGCTGGAGTCTCCTTCCCAAGACGTGCAGACGAAAAACCATGTCTCACCTTGTTCCCTATCTTAA